A region from the Aegilops tauschii subsp. strangulata cultivar AL8/78 chromosome 5, Aet v6.0, whole genome shotgun sequence genome encodes:
- the LOC109743230 gene encoding uncharacterized protein: MRANTLRAAMATARMAMSSLSSPARALSSAAAPPPPSGVAMVQGASRGIGLEFVRQLLRRSDQGRVVATCRAPDSASELQELRREHAGRLTVLPLDVTDESTIEAAAAAVGETHGSLDLLINAAGILSIPNVIQPETSLSKVQKSSLLLAYEVNAVGPILVIKHMRPFLKIGASLGTGKGFSLVANMSARVGSIGDNALGGWHSYRASKTALNQLTKTASVELGKKDNIACILLHPGTVDTDLSRPFQRNVAKDKLFTREFSVHKLLSIIDNAKKTDNGKFFAWDGQEIPW, from the exons ATGCGCGCGAATACGCTGAGAGCAGCAATGGCGACGGCGAGGATGGCGATGTCGTCGCTGTCGTCGCCGGCAAGAGCGCTCTCGTCCgcggccgcgccccctcccccctccggCGTGGCCATGGTGCAGGGCGCGTCGCGCGGCATCGGGCTCGAGTTC GTGAGGCAGCTGCTGCGGAGGAGCGACCAGGGCCGCGTCGTCGCGACGTGCCGCGCCCCCGACTCCGCTTCTGAGCTCCAGGAGCTGAGGCGGGAGCACGCGGGGCGCCTCACCGTGCTGCCGCTGGACGTCACCGACGAGAGCACCATAGAG GCCGCCGCAGCCGCAGTTGGGGAGACCCACGGATCTCTCGACCTACTGATCAATGCCGCCGGCATCCTTTCGATCCCAAATGTGATACAACCAG AGACCTCGTTGAGCAAAGTTCAGAAGTCATCCCTGCTACTGGCATATGAGGTCAATGCTGTCGGTCCTATTCTAGTCATCAAG CACATGCGCCCGTTCCTGAAGATTGGTGCGAGCTTGGGAACAGGGAAAGGTTTCTCGTTGGTTGCAAATATGAGCGCTAGGGTTGGCTCAATAGGAGACAATGCTCTGGGAGGCTGGCATTCGTACAGAGCTTCTAAAACAGCACTGAATCAAT TGACAAAGACTGCATCAGTCGAGTTGGGCAAGAAGGACAACATCGCCTGCATTTTGCTGCATCCAGGAACAGTCGACACCGATCTCTCACGGCCGTTCCAGAGAAATGTGGCCAAAGATAAGCTCTTCACGAGGGAGTTCTCTGTACATAAGCTCCTGTCTATCATCGACAATGCCAAGAAGACTGACAACGGGAAGTTCTTCGCTTGGGATGGCCAAGAAATTCCTTGGTGA
- the LOC109743229 gene encoding vacuolar-sorting receptor 1 isoform X1, giving the protein MLRLLLIWAAILGCCHGQSEVSRRNSLLKVMSPPELEGTYGCASADFGFPQHAGSMTGVVVYPRPNTMACMNFDDFGISFRSRRAGGPPVILLVDRGGCYFTTKVQNGQKAGAAAVLIVNHRNEPLFAIDEPESGETTLDLHLQDITIPSALITKSLGESLRKASNNGDLVNVNLDWEESRPHPHERAEYEFWTNGNDECGPKCDEQVDFLKRFKGVAQTLEKKGYTQFTPHYITWYCPENFVLSKQCKSQCINHGRYCAPDPEQGFSKGYDGRDVVLQNLYQICVFKVAKKTGKPWLWWDYVTHFAIMCPMKKKMYTHECASGVIRSLGLSQKAVDMCVGDPHADEDHPVLKDEQDAQIGKGSRSDVTMLPTLVINNRQYKGKLEKGAVLRALCASFRENNEPSVCSNEEDIQTNQCLDNNGGCWQDMAANVTACKDTSTGTVCECPVLQGVKYIGDGYNHCEAPMYVQIETINQDWPQPIKIRNTHTYSSYLTEVVHKAIYNLFSGIFVAHKVF; this is encoded by the exons ATGCTGAGGTTACTGCTCATTTGGGCAGCGATCTTGGGCTGCTGCCATGGGCAGTCCGAAGTGTCCCGGAGGAACAGCCTCCTGAAGGTGATGTCACCGCCGGAGCTCGAGGGCACGTACGGCTGTGCCAGTGCCGACTTCGGTTTCCCGCAGCACGCTGGCTCCATGACTGGCGTGGTCGTCTACCCAAGGCCCAACACGATGGCCTGCATGAACTTCGATGACTTTGGCATCTCTTTCCGTTCGCGTCGAGCTGGCGGGCCTCCTGTTATCTTGCTCGTAGACAGGGGAG GTTGTTACTTCACAACCAAGGTGCAGAATGGGCAGAAAGCAGGAGCAGCAGCAGTCCTTATTGTTAATCACAGAAATGAACCTTTATTTGCAATAGACGAACCAGAAAGTGGCGAGACAACACTCGATTTACACTTACAGGATATTACCATTCCTTCAGCACTTATAACCAAAAGCCTTGGGGAGAGTCTAAGGAAAGCAAGTAACAATGGCGACTTGGTTAATGTAAACTTGGACTGGGAGGAGTCCCGGCCGCACCCTCATGAGCGTGCCGAGTATGAATTTTGGACAAACGGTAACGATGAATGTGGTCCAAAATGCGATGAGCAAGTTGATTTCCTGAAGAGATTCAAAGGTGTAGCCCAGACACTCGAGAAGAAGGGCTATACACAGTTCACTCCTCATTACATTACTTGGTATTGCCCAGAGAACTTTGTCTTAAGCAAGCAGTGCAAGTCCCAATGTATCAACCATGGGAGGTATTGTGCGCCAGACCCGGAACAAGGTTTCAGCAAAGGGTACGATGGGAGAGATGTGGTGCTTCAGAACTTATATCAAATTTGTGTGTTCAAAGTTGCAAAGAAGACTGGGAAGCCTTGGTTATGGTGGGACTATGTGACTCATTTTGCTATTATGTGCCCAATGAAGAAAAAGATGTACACTCATGAATGTGCTTCCGGAGTAATCAGATCACTTG GCCTTAGTCAGAAAGCAGTTGACATGTGTGTTGGTGATCCTCATGCGGACGAGGATCATCCTGTGCTAAAAGATGAGCAAGATGCACAG ATTGGCAAGGGTTCTCGCAGTGATGTTACTATGTTACCAACACTTGTAATCAACAATAGGCAATACAAAG GGAAACTTGAAAAAGGAGCAGTTCTTAGAGCTCTCTGCGCCAGCTTTCGAGAAAATAATGAACCATCTGTTTGCTCAAACGAAG AAGACATACAAACCAATCAATGCTTGGACAACAATGGCGGTTGTTGGCAAGATATGGCTGCTAACGTGACTGCGTGCAAG GACACCTCCACTGGAACAGTTTGTGAATGTCCAgttttgcaaggtgtgaagtACATTGGTGATGGTTACAACCACTGCGAAG CTCCCATGTATGTCCAGATAGAGACCATCAATCAAGACTGGCCCCAGCCGATCAAGATCCGTAATACCCATACATATTCTTCTTATTTA ACAGAGGTTGTCCATAAGGCCATTTACAACCTCTTTTCAG GAATATTTGTGGCACATAAGGTGTTCTAA
- the LOC109743229 gene encoding vacuolar-sorting receptor 1 isoform X2, protein MLRLLLIWAAILGCCHGQSEVSRRNSLLKVMSPPELEGTYGCASADFGFPQHAGSMTGVVVYPRPNTMACMNFDDFGISFRSRRAGGPPVILLVDRGGCYFTTKVQNGQKAGAAAVLIVNHRNEPLFAIDEPESGETTLDLHLQDITIPSALITKSLGESLRKASNNGDLVNVNLDWEESRPHPHERAEYEFWTNGNDECGPKCDEQVDFLKRFKGVAQTLEKKGYTQFTPHYITWYCPENFVLSKQCKSQCINHGRYCAPDPEQGFSKGYDGRDVVLQNLYQICVFKVAKKTGKPWLWWDYVTHFAIMCPMKKKMYTHECASGVIRSLGLSQKAVDMCVGDPHADEDHPVLKDEQDAQIGKGSRSDVTMLPTLVINNRQYKGKLEKGAVLRALCASFRENNEPSVCSNEEEDIQTNQCLDNNGGCWQDMAANVTACKDTSTGTVCECPVLQGVKYIGDGYNHCEAPMYVQIETINQDWPQPIKIRNTHTYSSYLTEVVHKAIYNLFSGIFVAHKVF, encoded by the exons ATGCTGAGGTTACTGCTCATTTGGGCAGCGATCTTGGGCTGCTGCCATGGGCAGTCCGAAGTGTCCCGGAGGAACAGCCTCCTGAAGGTGATGTCACCGCCGGAGCTCGAGGGCACGTACGGCTGTGCCAGTGCCGACTTCGGTTTCCCGCAGCACGCTGGCTCCATGACTGGCGTGGTCGTCTACCCAAGGCCCAACACGATGGCCTGCATGAACTTCGATGACTTTGGCATCTCTTTCCGTTCGCGTCGAGCTGGCGGGCCTCCTGTTATCTTGCTCGTAGACAGGGGAG GTTGTTACTTCACAACCAAGGTGCAGAATGGGCAGAAAGCAGGAGCAGCAGCAGTCCTTATTGTTAATCACAGAAATGAACCTTTATTTGCAATAGACGAACCAGAAAGTGGCGAGACAACACTCGATTTACACTTACAGGATATTACCATTCCTTCAGCACTTATAACCAAAAGCCTTGGGGAGAGTCTAAGGAAAGCAAGTAACAATGGCGACTTGGTTAATGTAAACTTGGACTGGGAGGAGTCCCGGCCGCACCCTCATGAGCGTGCCGAGTATGAATTTTGGACAAACGGTAACGATGAATGTGGTCCAAAATGCGATGAGCAAGTTGATTTCCTGAAGAGATTCAAAGGTGTAGCCCAGACACTCGAGAAGAAGGGCTATACACAGTTCACTCCTCATTACATTACTTGGTATTGCCCAGAGAACTTTGTCTTAAGCAAGCAGTGCAAGTCCCAATGTATCAACCATGGGAGGTATTGTGCGCCAGACCCGGAACAAGGTTTCAGCAAAGGGTACGATGGGAGAGATGTGGTGCTTCAGAACTTATATCAAATTTGTGTGTTCAAAGTTGCAAAGAAGACTGGGAAGCCTTGGTTATGGTGGGACTATGTGACTCATTTTGCTATTATGTGCCCAATGAAGAAAAAGATGTACACTCATGAATGTGCTTCCGGAGTAATCAGATCACTTG GCCTTAGTCAGAAAGCAGTTGACATGTGTGTTGGTGATCCTCATGCGGACGAGGATCATCCTGTGCTAAAAGATGAGCAAGATGCACAG ATTGGCAAGGGTTCTCGCAGTGATGTTACTATGTTACCAACACTTGTAATCAACAATAGGCAATACAAAG GGAAACTTGAAAAAGGAGCAGTTCTTAGAGCTCTCTGCGCCAGCTTTCGAGAAAATAATGAACCATCTGTTTGCTCAAACGAAG AAGAAGACATACAAACCAATCAATGCTTGGACAACAATGGCGGTTGTTGGCAAGATATGGCTGCTAACGTGACTGCGTGCAAG GACACCTCCACTGGAACAGTTTGTGAATGTCCAgttttgcaaggtgtgaagtACATTGGTGATGGTTACAACCACTGCGAAG CTCCCATGTATGTCCAGATAGAGACCATCAATCAAGACTGGCCCCAGCCGATCAAGATCCGTAATACCCATACATATTCTTCTTATTTA ACAGAGGTTGTCCATAAGGCCATTTACAACCTCTTTTCAG GAATATTTGTGGCACATAAGGTGTTCTAA
- the LOC109743234 gene encoding uncharacterized protein: MQFWSLEGAEGAFGDFGRIDRLDSRTLERGHTRTFTFWLWAWDVAHIPTKRALWVLKRGAGRVDEILGYSPPDRRVPSPPGVRRYDLLLHVDRVEDWSPLSPRSSHSGQSGLPSSSSDDRPFPRVEPGSWTGGIEDGQEHGRHLAAWVATATCRAAPRVERRDHDEDGAGGQRHSWRDAFLGNSCHAKGKSTDVLEATPRHRNRTPVGSRHGNQGRGRASSKAAAEVPPLRATPPLPLRPVATVPRLDAQEPGPVAAFFSFPGGRALSPPPRTDVMQLEIENAMLDALNSRLAFEDGERSPPHARTRSGAIEDFHEDDDILPCIADLSAPLSSPRISSPAPAAVGFLVEAITQKVDCLQLGGGQGPCIQEVGDGSCRVGLPQLFAPVPQAVLPALRCDRAPLLLPRCGPPPPPLAAVPGRRRRAVRC; the protein is encoded by the coding sequence ATGCAATTCTGGTCGCTGGAGGGCGCGGAGGGGGCGTTCGGCGACTTCGGCCGCATCGACCGCCTCGACAGCAGGACGCTGGAGCGGGGCCACACTAGAACTTTCACGTTCTGGCTCTGGGCCTGGGATGTCGCCCACATTCCGACAAAGCGGGCACTCTGGGTGCTCAAGAGGGGAGCGGGGCGGGTCGACGAGATCCTCGGCTACTCTCCTCCGGACCGCCGTGTGCCTTCGCCGCCGGGTGTGCGCCGCTACGACCTGCTGCTGCATGTGGATCGAGTTGAAGACTGGAGCCCGCTCTCGCCGCGTTCTTCGCACTCGGGCCAGAGCGggctcccctcctcctcctccgacgaccgCCCCTTCCCCCGCGTCGAGCCTGGTTCCTGGACGGGCGGCATCGAAGACGGTCAAGAGCATGGCCGCCATCTGGCTGCCTGGGTGGCAACGGCGACTTGCCGGGCGGCCCCTCGAGTGGAGAGGCGCGACCACGACGAAGATGGAGCCGGTGGGCAGCGGCACTCGTGGCGCGATGCGTTCCTTGGCAACTCCTGCCATGCCAAGGGCAAGTCCACTGACGTCCTCGAGGCGACTCCAAGACACCGCAACAGGACGCCGGTGGGGAGCCGGCACGGCAACCAGGGACGTGGTCGCGCCAGTAGCAAAGCGGCGGCCGAGGTGCCGCCTTTGCGGGCTACCCCGCCGCTCCCACTCCGTCCGGTGGCGACGGTCCCACGTCTCGACGCCCAGGAGCCTGGCCCCGTGGCTGCCTTCTTCTCCTTCCCCGGTGGTCGGGCGCTCTCCCCTCCGCCGCGCACGGACGTCATGCAGCTCGAGATTGAAAACGCCATGCTCGACGCCCTCAACTCCCGGCTGGCCTTTGAAGATGGTGAGCGCTCGCCGCCGCACGCCAGGACGCGCTCTGGTGCCATAGAAGACTTCCATGAAGATGATGATATCCTCCCGTGCATCGCTGACCTGTCGGCCCCGCTCTCCAGCCCCCGCATCAGCTCGCCTGCTCCAGCCGCGGTGGGGTTCCTTGTTGAGGCGATCACGCAGAAGGTGGACTGCTTGCAGCTCGGCGGAGGTCAGGGCCCCTGCATCCAGGAGGTGGGGGACGGCAGCTGCCGCGTGGGACTGCCGCAGCTCTTCGCTCCGGTGCCCCAGGCCGTCCTGCCAGCCCTCCGGTGCGACCGCGCTCCTCTGCTCCTCCCAAGGTGTGGGCCACCTCCGCCCCCTCTCGCCGCAGTGccaggcaggcggcggcgggctgtCCGGTGCTAG